In Oreochromis niloticus isolate F11D_XX linkage group LG18, O_niloticus_UMD_NMBU, whole genome shotgun sequence, one genomic interval encodes:
- the LOC112842854 gene encoding zinc finger BED domain-containing protein 4-like, translating into MEPLSLTVHFIDMDFNMKTKCLQTSFFPGDHTGQNIAAGLKQALATWDLEESKLVCITTDNNAYVILAAELNGWMRLQCFGHRLHLAIERAMKDHRIERAVGVCKQVVSTFSFSWKKKRELKKAQIDLKLPDHSLKTECPTRWGSRQAMVSRVLEQQKAIARVLSQDRGTRHLIPSWQDIDVLEAINKTLGPLVEFTDALSGEKYEAAVMGTPVGNTEVADDGASNQKKMKKGLSSFFKAPHSTAPGAEHARQLDQAIAFELQAYFQAGTLDTEEDPLGWWKLSQNLFRNHVLLSHFEIVWDSGLLVFIYFL; encoded by the exons ATGGAGCCTTTGAGCCTCACGGTACATTTCATTGACATGGATTTCAACATGAAAACGAAATGTCTCCAGACATCATTTTTCCCAGGAGACCACACAGGGCAGAACATAGCTGCAGGTCTGAAACAAGCACTGGCTACGTGGGATCTGGAGGAGAGTAAACTCGTCTGTATAACCACAGACAACAATGCATATGTCATACTGGCTGCAGAACTGAATGGCTGGATGAGGCTCCAGTGCTTTGGGCACAGATTACATTTGGCCATAG aaAGAGCCATGAAAGATCACAGGATTGAGCGTGCAGTGGGAGTCTGCAAACAAGTGGTCAGCACCTTTTCATTcagttggaaaaaaaagagagagctgaAAAAGGCACAGATAGACCTCAAACTGCCAGACCACTCTTTAAAGACTGAGTGTCCAACCAGATGGGGATCTAGGCAGGCCATGGTTTCCAGAGTCCTTGAGCAGCAGAAGGCCATTGCCCGTGTCCTCTCCCAAGACAGAGGAACCAGGCACCTCATCCCCTCATGGCAGGACATTGATGTCCTTGAGGCCATCAACAAGACCCTGGGACCTCTGGTTGAATTCACTGATGCACTTTCTGGAGAGAAATAT GAGGCTGCAGTGATGGGGACACCCGTTGGTAACACGGAGGTTGCTGATGATGGTGCATCAAACCAAAAGAAGATGAAAAAGGGCCTAAGCAGCTTCTTTAAGGCCCCTCACAGCACAGCTCCAGGTGCAGAACATGCTCGTCAACTGGACCAGGCCATAGCTTTTGAGCTTCAAGCCTACTTCCAGGCAGGGACCCTGGACACAGAGGAAGACCCACTGGGGTGGTGGAAGCTATCACAGAACCTCTTCAGAAACCATGTTTTGTTGAGCCATTTTGAGATTGTATGGGACTCGGGCCTactagtttttatttatttcttataa